From one Prochlorococcus marinus str. MIT 0912 genomic stretch:
- a CDS encoding ABC transporter ATP-binding protein, with the protein MNTELEIHNLWHDFKSNKNNNWVLKDVNFSLRPGELVGLLGPSGCGKTTLLRLIAGFEKPKRGFIKKNGQIISDNHYLLSPERRQIGMVFQDYALFPHLNVWDNVCFGINKKEQSIKRAHWLLNLLDIYEFKNRYPHELSGGQSQRVALARALAPGSSLVLLDEPFCSLDVEVRSRLRSELSSVLKSCSASAILVTHDPHEALAICDRVAVLRRGEIQQYTTPFEMVSNPLNDFVGQFVLQKNILPIRYINESYCTCIGKLNFHYHTSISSESVCMFDKNSIRIKACANNGFTVIAKEYRINHYVYTVIKDGLKLRSEMSLDTKLSIGDKCKVETIHEKNFVVLPENIKSNF; encoded by the coding sequence GTGAATACTGAGCTAGAAATCCATAATTTATGGCATGATTTTAAATCTAATAAAAATAATAATTGGGTTCTAAAGGATGTTAATTTTTCTCTAAGACCTGGAGAATTAGTTGGTTTGCTTGGTCCTTCTGGTTGTGGAAAAACCACTCTTTTAAGGCTAATAGCAGGTTTTGAAAAGCCTAAACGTGGATTTATAAAAAAAAATGGGCAAATAATCTCTGATAATCATTATCTTCTTTCTCCTGAGAGAAGACAAATAGGGATGGTTTTTCAAGACTATGCTCTTTTCCCTCATCTAAATGTTTGGGATAATGTTTGCTTTGGCATAAACAAGAAAGAACAATCTATAAAAAGAGCGCACTGGTTACTTAATTTATTGGATATTTATGAGTTTAAAAATAGATATCCTCACGAACTTTCAGGAGGGCAAAGTCAAAGAGTTGCATTAGCAAGAGCCCTAGCGCCTGGTTCTTCTTTGGTTTTACTTGATGAACCTTTTTGTTCTTTAGATGTTGAAGTGAGGTCTAGATTACGGTCAGAACTCTCTTCTGTTTTAAAATCCTGCTCTGCATCTGCAATTTTAGTCACTCACGATCCTCATGAAGCATTAGCTATTTGTGATCGGGTGGCTGTATTAAGAAGAGGTGAAATTCAGCAATATACAACTCCATTTGAAATGGTTTCAAACCCATTGAATGATTTTGTAGGTCAATTTGTATTGCAAAAAAATATTTTGCCTATTCGATACATTAATGAATCCTATTGTACGTGTATTGGTAAATTGAATTTCCATTACCATACATCGATTTCATCAGAATCTGTTTGTATGTTCGATAAAAACTCTATTAGGATTAAAGCCTGTGCAAATAATGGCTTCACAGTTATAGCAAAAGAATATCGTATTAATCATTATGTCTATACTGTAATTAAAGATGGTCTGAAATTAAGATCAGAGATGAGCTTGGATACAAAATTATCTATTGGAGATAAATGCAAAGTTGAAACAATTCATGAGAAAAATTTTGTAGTCTTACCAGAAAATATTAAATCTAATTTTTAA
- a CDS encoding ferritin codes for MHSATSSSIGLNVGPSGRAVAQPMDVDLLESLYQHTSLERVSSAQYLAMSLWFLERELRGFASFFKKESLSEQEHGFIFAKYMIARGQTVKLDEVTKPIQEWKTVQELVTLSFQMEADVTTSVQQLYSLAERSNDTRTTVFLDPVIDEQIKSEDEMAYLLGKVNFANNDPSALFIIDNELNIK; via the coding sequence ATGCATTCAGCTACATCCTCTTCAATAGGTCTTAACGTGGGTCCTTCAGGGCGTGCAGTTGCACAGCCTATGGATGTTGATCTTCTTGAGTCTCTTTATCAACATACTTCTCTTGAGAGGGTTTCAAGTGCACAATATTTAGCTATGTCCCTATGGTTCCTAGAAAGAGAACTAAGAGGATTTGCTTCTTTTTTCAAGAAAGAGTCTTTATCTGAGCAAGAGCATGGATTTATCTTCGCTAAATATATGATCGCTAGAGGACAAACTGTCAAACTTGATGAAGTAACTAAACCAATACAAGAATGGAAGACTGTTCAGGAGTTAGTTACTTTGTCCTTTCAAATGGAGGCTGACGTAACAACTTCTGTTCAACAACTTTATTCATTGGCAGAGAGATCAAACGATACTCGCACTACGGTATTCCTTGATCCGGTAATAGACGAGCAAATTAAATCAGAAGATGAAATGGCTTACCTACTTGGTAAAGTTAATTTTGCAAATAATGATCCTTCTGCATTGTTCATTATTGATAATGAATTAAATATAAAATAA